One window of Rhizobium tropici CIAT 899 genomic DNA carries:
- a CDS encoding phasin, whose product MTTKVSERSFETIENSASSPLKVADQIGASVEKGNKQLTEAFFKFASSAEEAQKILTPIFETATLAGYELSLKSVAALQANAVAGFSHLQALFGANSPSQVFELQSAFLHKRVDTSIENAKEFRALASKAVAEIAKPINNAFDKFLADLKAV is encoded by the coding sequence ATGACCACCAAGGTTTCAGAAAGGTCCTTTGAAACAATCGAAAATTCAGCATCATCGCCTCTGAAGGTGGCCGATCAAATCGGGGCATCCGTAGAAAAGGGGAACAAACAGTTGACCGAAGCTTTCTTTAAATTCGCGTCGAGCGCTGAAGAGGCGCAAAAAATACTCACTCCGATCTTCGAAACCGCAACGCTGGCCGGCTACGAATTGTCGCTTAAGTCCGTCGCTGCGTTGCAGGCGAATGCGGTGGCCGGTTTCTCGCATTTGCAAGCGTTGTTCGGCGCGAACTCGCCGTCACAGGTCTTCGAACTCCAATCGGCGTTCCTGCACAAGCGCGTAGACACCAGCATCGAGAATGCCAAGGAATTCCGGGCACTGGCGAGCAAGGCAGTGGCTGAGATCGCCAAGCCGATCAACAATGCATTTGACAAATTTTTGGCGGACCTCAAGGCAGTATAA
- a CDS encoding DUF982 domain-containing protein — translation MPITDVSWTRLVTIRLQCGLERTFAGVYDALDFLENEWPLRYGERHQRAIRTCRGALNGGVAAVVAREAFMAACLEAGMVAPLKAKPNAHPGRIARRALVQ, via the coding sequence ATGCCGATAACCGATGTCTCCTGGACTCGTCTGGTCACTATCCGACTGCAGTGTGGTCTTGAGCGGACGTTTGCGGGCGTTTACGATGCTTTGGATTTTCTCGAAAACGAATGGCCATTGCGTTATGGCGAGCGCCATCAGCGTGCCATCAGGACCTGTCGCGGTGCCCTCAATGGCGGCGTAGCCGCCGTCGTTGCACGAGAGGCATTCATGGCCGCTTGCCTCGAAGCCGGCATGGTGGCCCCTTTGAAAGCCAAGCCGAACGCCCACCCGGGACGAATCGCTCGGCGGGCTCTCGTCCAATGA
- a CDS encoding ROK family transcriptional regulator — MKFENQPSYSLGQRGPNKDTLAGESGNVRLVSQSTLGEINRGRVLQALYDNGPKSRAELARLAGVNRTTITGIVQPMIEEGLLVEGDAVPSDFKGGKPARPIYFNPEAPMLGAVLLLPGRIQTCLVTLSGDIKALTKAQFDPHGDRGAFLAIIKDTLSATLSQAHQAPFGIGIASGGMIDSDNGVILAVNLAPVLTGLHLVDILQAHFSLPVVIDHHPRALLVGDRWFGPGRGQQNFAAIYTGEVLGGAFYIDGRVYRGLAGSGGELGHTVVQIDGELCNCGKHGCWETVAALPWLRREAARLGFANPESVTCARLVKEAAEGAEAANGLLDRYTRNVAFGILNLQQTLSLNSYVLHGDIAGGGADAAERVRQHVERLVKKRPNQEISITLNGIGEGHTALRGAAGLVLSSHLKLVI; from the coding sequence TTGAAGTTCGAGAATCAGCCATCCTATTCGCTGGGGCAGCGCGGTCCCAACAAGGACACGCTTGCTGGCGAAAGTGGCAATGTAAGGCTCGTTTCGCAGTCGACCCTCGGCGAGATCAATCGCGGTCGGGTGCTGCAGGCGTTGTACGACAACGGTCCGAAAAGCCGCGCCGAGCTTGCCCGTCTGGCGGGCGTCAATCGCACGACGATCACGGGAATCGTCCAGCCGATGATCGAGGAGGGCCTGCTCGTCGAAGGCGACGCAGTGCCCTCAGACTTCAAGGGCGGTAAGCCGGCGCGTCCGATCTATTTCAATCCTGAAGCACCAATGCTAGGCGCCGTGCTTCTCTTGCCCGGCAGGATCCAGACATGCCTTGTGACGCTCAGCGGCGATATCAAAGCCCTCACCAAAGCGCAATTCGATCCGCATGGCGATAGGGGTGCGTTCCTGGCGATCATCAAGGACACCTTGTCCGCGACGCTTTCCCAAGCCCACCAGGCACCGTTCGGGATCGGCATCGCCTCGGGGGGCATGATCGACAGCGACAACGGGGTGATCCTCGCCGTCAATCTTGCGCCCGTTCTGACTGGCCTCCACTTGGTCGATATCCTGCAGGCGCATTTCTCATTGCCTGTTGTCATCGACCATCATCCGCGCGCGCTTCTCGTTGGCGACCGGTGGTTCGGGCCGGGACGGGGCCAACAAAACTTCGCGGCGATCTATACCGGTGAGGTATTGGGCGGCGCTTTCTACATCGACGGACGGGTCTACCGGGGCCTTGCCGGCTCCGGCGGCGAACTAGGCCATACCGTCGTGCAAATCGATGGGGAACTCTGCAATTGCGGCAAGCACGGATGCTGGGAAACAGTCGCCGCCCTACCCTGGCTGCGGCGTGAAGCGGCCCGACTTGGCTTCGCAAACCCTGAAAGCGTCACCTGTGCTCGCCTCGTCAAAGAGGCAGCAGAAGGCGCCGAAGCTGCGAATGGTCTGCTGGACCGCTATACCAGAAACGTCGCCTTCGGGATCCTCAACCTGCAGCAGACCCTGTCACTCAACTCCTATGTGCTGCATGGGGACATTGCAGGCGGCGGCGCGGACGCGGCCGAACGCGTCAGGCAACATGTCGAACGGTTGGTCAAGAAGCGACCGAACCAGGAGATTTCGATCACGCTGAATGGCATCGGAGAAGGTCATACGGCATTGCGAGGGGCCGCTGGCTTGGTCTTGTCCAGCCACCTGAAGCTCGTCATCTAG
- a CDS encoding ABC transporter substrate-binding protein has product MTFDIGNMSRRNMLKSASVAALLASSAGALVAPRRASAQDAKTIRVLSVEDPFFFSMKAMIPEFEKETGIKVELESLSYDALQTRLVSAFVAKTSDADVIAVDQMWLGQYLDNGWIISLNDYIAKDSDIDLADFIPEVLYSSNMWRGQIATLPVAAYAQGVMYRKDIFDSFGIAAPPTKASEDWTWTKYIETLKSLEGKSFGGKPLFPTVICGSQPSPITHMFTQLSASHGANWFKSFPGAPWDFSPQLTGPAWSKSLEVYRQLYKLSPPEAINYVWFDAGTRFAKGDIGMFYWWTPYFYLVKNSGYMTGKKSDVMDKYATAALPKADGVAQTVSLGGWSLGVPSSSDRQDNGYAFIKWATSKATQKKMAEWPDLNFQFSDFARKSLYEDADVKKIYSYLDVQYDMMKQGNGKITRPPVPGYTAVESVLGLTLNQLLTGSEDPKTALERANSLFESILKGNLMIPYQKESYADTLDGAKALIGKLGKA; this is encoded by the coding sequence ATGACATTCGATATTGGAAATATGTCGCGCCGGAACATGCTGAAGTCGGCATCTGTCGCCGCTCTCTTGGCATCGAGCGCGGGCGCGCTTGTCGCGCCACGGCGTGCGTCTGCCCAAGACGCGAAGACCATACGCGTTCTGTCGGTCGAAGATCCATTCTTCTTCTCGATGAAAGCCATGATCCCGGAATTCGAAAAGGAAACGGGCATCAAGGTCGAGCTCGAAAGCCTCTCTTACGACGCGTTGCAGACCCGCCTTGTCTCGGCCTTCGTCGCCAAGACGTCGGACGCGGACGTCATCGCGGTCGACCAGATGTGGCTCGGGCAGTATCTCGACAACGGCTGGATCATCTCGCTCAACGACTACATCGCCAAGGATAGTGATATCGATCTCGCCGACTTCATTCCCGAGGTCCTCTATTCGTCGAACATGTGGCGCGGGCAGATCGCCACACTGCCGGTTGCGGCCTATGCGCAAGGGGTGATGTACCGCAAGGACATCTTCGACAGCTTCGGCATCGCCGCGCCACCGACAAAGGCCTCTGAAGACTGGACATGGACGAAGTACATCGAGACGCTGAAGTCGCTCGAAGGCAAGTCCTTCGGTGGCAAGCCGCTCTTCCCGACGGTGATCTGCGGATCGCAGCCGTCCCCGATCACCCATATGTTCACCCAGCTTTCCGCCAGTCACGGCGCGAACTGGTTCAAATCCTTCCCCGGCGCACCGTGGGACTTCTCGCCGCAGCTCACAGGTCCTGCCTGGTCAAAGTCGCTCGAGGTCTACCGGCAGCTTTACAAGCTCTCGCCGCCCGAGGCGATCAATTACGTCTGGTTCGATGCCGGCACCCGTTTCGCCAAGGGCGATATCGGCATGTTCTACTGGTGGACGCCGTATTTCTACCTGGTCAAGAACTCCGGCTACATGACCGGCAAGAAGTCCGATGTCATGGACAAGTATGCGACCGCAGCCCTGCCGAAGGCAGATGGCGTGGCGCAGACAGTCAGCCTCGGCGGCTGGAGCCTTGGCGTCCCGTCGAGTTCCGACCGGCAGGACAACGGTTACGCCTTCATAAAGTGGGCGACGTCAAAGGCGACCCAGAAGAAGATGGCTGAGTGGCCGGACCTCAATTTCCAGTTCTCGGATTTTGCCCGCAAGTCGCTCTACGAAGACGCGGACGTCAAGAAGATCTATTCATACCTCGATGTCCAGTACGACATGATGAAGCAGGGCAACGGCAAGATAACGCGTCCGCCGGTTCCGGGTTATACCGCGGTCGAAAGTGTGCTCGGCCTGACGCTCAACCAGCTTCTGACCGGCAGCGAAGATCCGAAGACCGCGCTGGAGCGCGCCAACAGCCTCTTCGAAAGCATCCTCAAGGGCAATCTGATGATCCCCTACCAGAAGGAAAGCTACGCTGACACGCTCGACGGCGCCAAGGCGCTGATCGGCAAGCTCGGCAAGGCGTAA
- a CDS encoding carbohydrate ABC transporter permease: MHTTAIRSLPTLTPVRRGFVRRNLPYLLIAPSVIMLLALIAYPLLFALKSSFYFWNLQVGPQPLAFVGIDNYVQALDAFDFRAALTNTLILSVLGTAIEFSLGLAIALVLLKALPGMNVVRALLILPTTIAPIVVGFLFRYLYDPGGGLVTWVLQSLWLPVPAEGILGSPTTALAAILFVDIWQWTPFFAIVLYASLLSVPDEIIEAARLDRASAWTILMRIKLPLIRRTATIIVMLRFMQIFNTFDTVLVLTRGGPGTSTRTLGYSLYEQGLVNFNVGLVSAQTWITVLIVNVIIALYVFFAFRNEEW; this comes from the coding sequence ATGCACACGACAGCCATTCGCTCCTTGCCAACGCTTACGCCCGTCCGGCGCGGCTTCGTCCGCCGCAACCTGCCTTACCTGTTGATCGCGCCTTCCGTGATTATGCTGTTGGCGCTGATCGCCTACCCGCTGCTCTTCGCTCTCAAATCCAGCTTTTACTTCTGGAACTTGCAGGTCGGGCCGCAGCCTTTGGCTTTCGTCGGCATCGACAATTACGTCCAGGCGCTCGATGCGTTCGATTTTCGCGCCGCACTTACCAACACGCTGATCCTTTCGGTGCTCGGCACGGCGATTGAGTTTTCGCTCGGCCTGGCGATCGCACTGGTGCTGCTCAAGGCGCTGCCCGGCATGAATGTCGTACGCGCGCTGCTGATCCTGCCAACCACGATCGCGCCGATCGTCGTCGGCTTCCTGTTTCGCTATCTTTATGATCCGGGCGGCGGTCTCGTGACATGGGTGCTGCAGTCGCTCTGGCTACCGGTGCCGGCGGAGGGCATCCTCGGGTCACCGACGACTGCGCTTGCCGCCATACTCTTCGTCGACATCTGGCAGTGGACGCCGTTCTTCGCCATCGTCCTCTATGCGAGCCTGCTTTCCGTTCCCGACGAGATCATCGAGGCGGCGCGTCTCGATCGCGCATCGGCCTGGACGATCCTGATGCGCATCAAGCTGCCTCTCATCCGGCGCACCGCGACCATCATCGTCATGCTGCGCTTCATGCAGATCTTCAACACCTTCGACACGGTGCTGGTGCTGACCCGCGGCGGGCCGGGGACCTCGACACGCACACTCGGCTATTCGCTCTACGAACAGGGTCTGGTGAACTTCAATGTCGGGTTGGTGAGTGCCCAGACGTGGATCACGGTGCTGATCGTCAACGTCATCATCGCCCTCTACGTGTTCTTCGCCTTCCGCAATGAGGAGTGGTGA
- a CDS encoding carbohydrate ABC transporter permease gives MASRKTFYTALTYAAGLLFLAVFIGPILWFLALAIRPAETAFAMPPQVTFEPTLDAFRHILVDPGTNAPQLVNSLIVAIGAVLLNLPFSVPAAYALSRFKMRGKKNIMLWYLGLLMAPPIAFLIPYFVLITRVGLQGSYLSMVLVLQTLTIPFSVWLMKSFIDEVPAELEEAARVDGARWHTIMWRITLPIVRPGIIVTSMFAFVFAWNNAAFPLVLSSRSTATLPIGTLGYFATSGVTWNYIAAAAVLAMIPPMIIFLVFDRYVVRGLTFGSVKG, from the coding sequence ATGGCCAGCCGCAAGACCTTCTATACTGCGCTCACCTATGCCGCCGGCCTCTTGTTCCTGGCGGTCTTCATCGGCCCGATCCTCTGGTTTCTGGCGCTCGCTATCCGGCCGGCAGAAACAGCGTTCGCGATGCCCCCGCAAGTGACCTTCGAACCGACGCTGGATGCCTTCCGCCACATCCTCGTCGATCCTGGCACGAACGCGCCGCAACTCGTGAACTCGCTCATCGTGGCGATCGGCGCGGTGTTGCTTAATCTGCCGTTCTCGGTGCCTGCCGCTTACGCGCTCTCGCGCTTTAAGATGCGGGGCAAGAAGAACATCATGCTCTGGTATCTCGGCCTGTTGATGGCGCCGCCGATTGCCTTCCTGATTCCGTATTTCGTGTTGATCACGCGGGTCGGCCTGCAAGGTTCGTATTTGTCGATGGTGCTGGTGCTGCAGACGTTGACGATCCCGTTTTCGGTCTGGCTGATGAAGAGCTTTATCGACGAGGTGCCGGCGGAGCTGGAGGAGGCGGCCCGCGTCGACGGCGCCCGCTGGCACACGATCATGTGGCGCATCACGCTGCCGATCGTCCGCCCCGGGATCATTGTCACCTCGATGTTCGCTTTCGTCTTTGCCTGGAACAACGCGGCCTTCCCACTGGTGCTGAGCTCGCGTTCAACCGCCACCCTTCCGATCGGAACGCTCGGATATTTCGCCACCAGCGGCGTGACCTGGAACTACATCGCAGCCGCCGCCGTGCTCGCGATGATCCCGCCGATGATCATCTTCCTGGTCTTCGACCGTTACGTCGTGCGCGGTCTCACCTTCGGCTCGGTGAAGGGCTGA
- a CDS encoding Gfo/Idh/MocA family protein, with translation MSKLRIGVIGAGLWGNNHAHTFNVLPETELVGVCDLDEGRALKMKESFGAIEAFTDYQKLIASDRIDAVSVATPDFTHTPIILAALKAGKHVLSEKPLATTVKEAEEIAEAAAKSKGKLMIDFHNRVNPILAQVRDMIQEGQIGLAKHGTARLSNTTFVPFEMLSWAAKSSALWFLGSHLVDVLRFILEDEVTRVYAVARSGTLAAGGVDTKDFHASILEFSRGTVVTMENSWILSRDNPSLVDFKVEVVGEKGQIQADPTHSGGLRRIVDGGMRFNDYIGMTPTGATRIGGFVQESIARFVDSVVRGVPLLADANDGLANTKVLAAIEESVASGKPVTIG, from the coding sequence ATGAGCAAACTTCGCATCGGCGTCATCGGCGCCGGCCTTTGGGGCAATAACCACGCCCACACCTTCAACGTGCTGCCGGAGACCGAACTGGTTGGCGTCTGCGACCTCGACGAGGGCAGGGCGCTGAAGATGAAGGAGAGTTTTGGCGCAATCGAAGCGTTCACCGACTATCAGAAGCTCATCGCCAGCGACCGGATCGACGCGGTGTCCGTCGCCACACCCGACTTTACCCACACACCGATCATCCTTGCAGCGCTCAAGGCCGGCAAACATGTCTTGAGCGAAAAGCCCCTCGCGACCACAGTCAAGGAAGCAGAAGAGATCGCCGAGGCTGCCGCAAAGTCCAAGGGCAAGTTGATGATCGACTTCCACAATCGTGTGAACCCGATCCTGGCGCAGGTTCGCGACATGATCCAGGAGGGCCAAATCGGGCTTGCCAAGCACGGCACGGCGCGCCTTTCCAACACGACCTTCGTTCCCTTCGAAATGCTGAGCTGGGCCGCGAAATCCTCCGCACTCTGGTTCCTGGGCAGCCATCTGGTCGATGTATTGCGCTTCATCCTCGAAGACGAGGTGACCCGCGTCTACGCCGTGGCCCGTTCCGGGACGCTTGCCGCCGGCGGCGTCGACACCAAGGATTTCCATGCCTCGATCCTCGAATTTTCCAGAGGCACTGTCGTGACCATGGAAAACAGCTGGATCCTGTCGCGCGACAACCCTTCGCTTGTCGATTTCAAGGTGGAAGTCGTCGGCGAAAAGGGTCAGATCCAGGCTGATCCCACCCATAGCGGCGGCCTGCGCCGTATCGTCGATGGTGGCATGCGGTTCAACGACTACATCGGCATGACGCCGACGGGTGCAACCCGCATCGGCGGCTTCGTGCAGGAATCCATCGCGCGCTTCGTCGATAGCGTCGTGCGTGGCGTGCCCCTGCTTGCCGACGCCAATGATGGGCTTGCCAACACCAAGGTACTGGCTGCGATTGAGGAGTCCGTCGCCAGCGGCAAGCCCGTGACCATCGGCTGA